From the Jeongeupia sp. HS-3 genome, the window CGCCGACGAGCCCTTCGACGTGCTGCACTGGTGGACCTCGGCGAGCGAGCGCCGCGCCGCCGACGAGCTGGCCGAGCGCGCCGCCGACGACGGTCTGGCCTGGCGCAACGCGGCGATACCCGGTGGCGCCGGTATCGGCGCGATGAAGGTGCTCAAGAGCCGCGTGTTGATGGGGCGTGCGCCCGATGCCGCGCAATTGATCGGCCCGGCGATCACCGAATGGGCCGATCTGGGCCTGCTGCTCGAACTCGACGACGTTGCCCGCGCCGGCCACTGGAATACCAAGCTGTTCCCGACGATCTGGACGCTGGTCCGCCAGCGTGGCCATGTGGTGGCGGCGCCGCTGGGCATCCACCGGATCAATATGCTGTTCTACAACCGCAAGGTGTTCGCCGATGCCGGTCTGGCGCCGCCGAAAACCTGGGCCGACTTCGACCGTGTCGCGGCCAAACTGGCGCAGAACGGCGTCGCGCCGCTGGCACTGTCGAGCCAGCCCTGGCAGGTGGCGACGCTGTTCGAAACGCTGGCGCTTTCCGAGGGCGGGCCGGCGTTCTACCGTGAGCTGTATTCGCGCCGCCATGCCAATCTCTGGTTCGATGCCCGCGTGACCCGCGCGCTGACGCGACTCAAGGCCATGCGCCGTTTTGCCGCCAATCCGCAGGCCGACCCGTCGTGGGACACGCTGGCGAGATCACTGGCGCGCGGCGATGCGGCGATGTTCATCATGGGCGACTGGGTCAAGGGCGAGCTGCTGGCGCTGGGCAAGAACGCCGATGCCGATTTCGGCTGTATCGCCGTGCCGGGCACCGAGAACATGCATCTCTACAGCGTCGACAGTTTCGTGATGTTCGCCGGCGATTACGTTGGTCAGGCACGGCAGGAAAAGCTGGCCCGGCTGATGATGAATCCGGCGACGCAAACGGCGTACAACCGCATCAAGGGCTCGGTGCCGGTGCGGCGCGATGCCGATGTGGCCGCGATGGACGCCTGCGCCCGCGCTTCGTGGCAGACTTTCG encodes:
- a CDS encoding ABC transporter substrate-binding protein, whose protein sequence is MRLHLATLLRCALAALLLAAAPARADEPFDVLHWWTSASERRAADELAERAADDGLAWRNAAIPGGAGIGAMKVLKSRVLMGRAPDAAQLIGPAITEWADLGLLLELDDVARAGHWNTKLFPTIWTLVRQRGHVVAAPLGIHRINMLFYNRKVFADAGLAPPKTWADFDRVAAKLAQNGVAPLALSSQPWQVATLFETLALSEGGPAFYRELYSRRHANLWFDARVTRALTRLKAMRRFAANPQADPSWDTLARSLARGDAAMFIMGDWVKGELLALGKNADADFGCIAVPGTENMHLYSVDSFVMFAGDYVGQARQEKLARLMMNPATQTAYNRIKGSVPVRRDADVAAMDACARASWQTFGRGAGMQAPSMAHRMATDETLKDAIIAQLHRFYLDEHVPASETQRRIAGLVRTLAVQGGDDK